A genomic region of Rhipicephalus sanguineus isolate Rsan-2018 chromosome 1, BIME_Rsan_1.4, whole genome shotgun sequence contains the following coding sequences:
- the LOC119379261 gene encoding dihydropteridine reductase yields MATAGRVVVYGGKGALGSAIVSFFRQKQWWVASVDHFPNEEADANVVVQSCEAWTNQHELVLQGVAKVLKDDKIDALICVAGGWAGGNAASADYVKNCDSLWKSSVWTSVIASSLASKHLKDGGLLALTGAKAALEPTPGMIGYGMAKAAVHHLVQSLAGNKSGLPQGATVVAILPVTLDTPMNRKFMPKADFSSWTPLNFVAELFFKWTTGQERPVNGSLMKLVTEGGKTNVSA; encoded by the exons ATGGCAACGGCAGGTCGAGTCGTCGTCTACGGAGGAAAAGGCGCGCTCGGAAGCgcgattgtttctttttttaggcaGAAACAGTGG TGGGTTGCGTCCGTGGATCACTTTCCGAACGAAGAGGCCGACGCCAATGTGGTGGTCCAGTCTTGCGAAGCGTGGACCAACCAGCACGAACTGGTGCTCCAGGGAGTCGCCAAGGTGCTCAAGGATGACAAGATCGATGCGCTCATCTGTGTCGCCGGCGGATGGGCCGGGGGAAACGCAGCTTCCGCTG ACTATGTGAAGAACTGTGATTCTCTTTGGAAGTCCAGCGTTTGGACATCAGTGATTGCCTCCAGCCTTGCATCAAAGCACTTGAAGGATGGTGGTCTGCTTGCACTGACTGGAGCCAAGGCTGCGCTTGAGCCCACACCTG GCATGATTGGTTACGGCATGGCAAAGGCGGCCGTGCACCACCTCGTGCAGAGCCTGGCTGGTAACAAAAGTGGGCTGCCACAAGGGGCCACTGTAGTGGCCATACTTCCCGTAACGCTGGACACCCCAATGAACCGAAAGTTCATGCCTAAAGCAGACTTCTCCTCTTGGACTCCCCTCAACTTTGTGGCCGA GTTGTTCTTCAAATGGACTACTGGTCAAGAGAGACCAGTCAACGGAAGCTTGATGAAGTTGGTAACTGAAGGGGGCAAAACCAATGTTTCTGCCTAA